A stretch of DNA from Chitinivibrionia bacterium:
CTCCATCGGCAGTAACTCCGGTACAGCGTGAAAACCAATAAGCGCTTTCTATTGTGTTTTCAGCTTCGTTTTGACTTATAAAAGTCGCCCCCATAAAACCGCCTGAACTATAAGTTATTCTCCAAACACCTGCTGAAACACTACTTGCAATTACCAACATTGCACAGAACACTCTGAAAAAACTACCCACAATAACCAACCTTTCTACCGCTTTCCGACGGCAAATTTAAGAATTATAATGTATGTAAAAAGAGCAACCTCGCCCAAATTACCGAAGTTATGATTATAGAAAGAAAACAGACAAAGGCTGTTCTGCCTATATTCATATTTTTGCGAAAAGTTGAATAATGTTCGTTCTTTGTTAATTGATAATTAACGTTAACCGTCGACAGAACAACCTATTCGTTGTTTTGTCGATTAACGCTAAAACAATTAAATATAACAAATAATGAGAACAAAAATCTCATTATTCAACTTTTCGCGCTTGGAATATAATTTATGGATAGAGTAAAATGGAGGAAATTGTGATTTTTAGAAGAGATTTTTATTAAAAACAGAATTTGTTTTCAAAAATCACCTTACCAACGCGATTGATATGCTCTTTCAAGTCTTCGTTGTTTAATGCTTCATACATCGAAATATCAACAAGATACGGAATATCCGAATCGTCGAAATCGCTGTAAATTCTCAAAAGGTGAGTGCGGGTAAATGTCTCGTCGGTGATAAGGGTCATATCAATGTCGGAATTATTGCGGAAATTGCCTTTTGCTCTGCTTCCGTATAAAATAACCTGTTTTATCGGATATTTGCGAAATATTTTTTCCATTGAATCCAGCGTACGTTGCGGCAAACCGTACATCATAGGCGTTCTTCCATTTTTTTTGCCAACGCGACAAATAGAGAATGATATTTGTTTATAATATCGTTTGCCAATTTATCTGCGACCTCTTCATCGTATGTATGCGAGATTAAATTTCTGTCTTTCAACATATCAATCCACTGTTGCGCGTCTTCAATAAGCCCGTAAGAAAACGAGTGGCGAATAGCGTCTTTTGAGCCAAGAATGTTTTTAACTCCGTCGTCTGTCAAATAGTCCTTCATAACGTTCCAAGATAACTCCATAGTAAATTCAAAAGTTTGGATTAAACCGCTTTTCAGTACGATTGCCGTCGCGCTGTTTGTTAAATTTTCTTCATCAGAGACGACTTCAATCGCTTGCGATAACCTCGCCAACGCTTTTTTATAATTATTAAACCGCTGTTCCCAACGAATATCGTGCATAAATCTCCTTTAAGTTTTATCAAAATAAGTGTGAAAATAATAAATTCGCGCATACAAAGAGAAGAAAATGTGTTTTTAGTATGTTTTTTCGATAGTTTTTACTTAAAGCCAAGAAATCAAAATAAATCGAGACTTTTGTAAAAGATTACCAAGTTTTGTGAGATTTAGCTGTGGCGAATGGTATATTTATGATGAAATTGAAAGAAAGGGGCTAGTTTATGGGAGATGTTTTTGAGCAAGCCGAAAAAGTATTGGGTAGAGAAAAAAGAATACGAATGTCATATACCAATTATATGATTCACAAATTTGCCGAAACGTATAAAATCGGCAAGCCTGAGGGGTATATATATTTGAAACAATACGGCGGGCTTGATTTTATTCGTGAACATTGGTGGGCATTGCACGTGGATAATCAATTGCATTCCGTAAGAAGCGTTTTCAAAATATGTCAAAAAAATGGCGGTTATTTGGTATGATTGTTTATCACGGAAGTAGCGTGGACGTCAAAAAGATTGATTTGTCAAAATCAAGCGCGAATAAAGATTTTGGTAAAGGATTTTATGTGACTAATATCCGAAAACAAGCCGAACAGTGGGCGGAACAAAAAAGAGAAGAAAATGCGCGCGGGTTTGTCTCCGAGTTTAAGTTTAACGACAACGCATTTTTCAACAAAGAATATAAAACGTTGAGATTTGAAGAATATACAAGAGAATGGTTTGATTTTGTTATCATTAACAGAAAAAACGATTTAGATGTTTCAGCGCACGATTACGATATTGTAGAAGGTCCGGTTGCAGACGATTTTACTTTCCGAGAATTCGATAAATTTCTTGCGGGAGAAACATCGGAAGATGTTTTTTTTGAAAGATTAAAATTCCGTCGCGACCTATCTCATCAAATTTGTTTTTGCACGTCAAAATCGTTGGAGACAATAGATCGAATAAATTTAAAAGCGTATTTCAAAATTGAGCAAATCGGCGACGCAATAACTACCTACCTAACAATTAGCGACCATTTTTCCGAAGAAGAATCTCAGGATTTGTATTATAATTCAGAGATATTCAAAAATTTGTCTGACGAATCAACGGGACTATACTTAAAACCTTGGCTGAAAATATACGATATGCTTAAACTTGAAATGGGAAACACGGAAGCTAAACAATAGAATAAAACGTGTTTTTTACACAAAAAAACCGCCGACTATCCGCCTGCCTCTCGCCAAAACGTATTTTCTCCTCGATTTTAACGAAAGGAACCTAAAAATGGCTGACCCGAGACAGGAAAAAATTGCGCTTTTGACATCACTCGCAAAACGCAGAGGATTTATTTATCAATCGAGCGAAATTTACGGCGGGCTTCGCGGTTGCTGGGACTACGGACCGCTTGGCGCAGAGCTCAAAAAAAACGTGAAAAACGCGTGGTGGCGAAGCGTTGTCACCAAAAACAGCAATGTTTA
This window harbors:
- a CDS encoding nucleotidyltransferase domain-containing protein, yielding MMYGLPQRTLDSMEKIFRKYPIKQVILYGSRAKGNFRNNSDIDMTLITDETFTRTHLLRIYSDFDDSDIPYLVDISMYEALNNEDLKEHINRVGKVIFENKFCF
- a CDS encoding nucleotidyltransferase substrate binding protein, with protein sequence MHDIRWEQRFNNYKKALARLSQAIEVVSDEENLTNSATAIVLKSGLIQTFEFTMELSWNVMKDYLTDDGVKNILGSKDAIRHSFSYGLIEDAQQWIDMLKDRNLISHTYDEEVADKLANDIINKYHSLFVALAKKMEERL
- a CDS encoding DUF3791 domain-containing protein, whose translation is MGDVFEQAEKVLGREKRIRMSYTNYMIHKFAETYKIGKPEGYIYLKQYGGLDFIREHWWALHVDNQLHSVRSVFKICQKNGGYLV
- a CDS encoding DUF3990 domain-containing protein yields the protein MIVYHGSSVDVKKIDLSKSSANKDFGKGFYVTNIRKQAEQWAEQKREENARGFVSEFKFNDNAFFNKEYKTLRFEEYTREWFDFVIINRKNDLDVSAHDYDIVEGPVADDFTFREFDKFLAGETSEDVFFERLKFRRDLSHQICFCTSKSLETIDRINLKAYFKIEQIGDAITTYLTISDHFSEEESQDLYYNSEIFKNLSDESTGLYLKPWLKIYDMLKLEMGNTEAKQ